GGCTATGGAAGTCCACAATCAATTGGGGCCTGGGTTTCTGGAAGTGGTTTACCGGAAGGCGCTTGTTTACGAGTTGACGCTTCGGGGTATCCTCGTCGAGGAAGAAAAGCCTCTTCCAGTTTATTACAAGGGGCAACTGGTGGGCGAATACCGAGCCGATCTTGTAGTAGATGGCAAAATCATCCTTGAGATAAAAGCAGTCTCGGCGCTCATCAAAGCCCATGAGGCTCAGGCAATTCACTATCTCACCGCAACCGATTTGCGTCTTGCACTGTTAATCAACTTCGGCGCAAACTCATTGCAACAGAAACGCATTGTGAAACAGTAGCCGCAAAATT
The DNA window shown above is from Chloroflexota bacterium and carries:
- a CDS encoding GxxExxY protein, whose protein sequence is MAELLYKELAYAIVGAAMEVHNQLGPGFLEVVYRKALVYELTLRGILVEEEKPLPVYYKGQLVGEYRADLVVDGKIILEIKAVSALIKAHEAQAIHYLTATDLRLALLINFGANSLQQKRIVKQ